A single region of the Bacteroides luhongzhouii genome encodes:
- a CDS encoding acyltransferase family protein, with protein sequence MKNKERILRHNDLRKSNFELLRLVAMFLIICHHLVIRSAQTCGYTHPFNINEDVLGGGIDLVINSLAVCGVNLFLLISGWFGVKRIWLQIVRLIVDCVIYCLIANLLCIFVFGYPFSWHELFFSCNFLNNWFVTAFIMFLLMIPLVERALENVDIRTLGKFIILLTVFNVLFGYCVGVLNTNGYNAINFVYLYVIGRYLRYCSSYPFYKKWASHGYILWLLCVIPLVIGFLLLTHFVPWRESLSQKYFGYNNPFVLLSAVGLFLSFSIIQVQSLLINKLAKGVFGVFLLHTTSIFIYYRVTYIRTLYEEHGYVALLVIALLIFVIGSFIALFVENFKSLFVEKIGKLKKGRRVDSSFE encoded by the coding sequence ATGAAGAATAAGGAGAGAATACTTAGGCACAATGATTTAAGAAAGTCGAATTTTGAATTATTGAGACTGGTAGCTATGTTTTTGATTATCTGTCACCATTTAGTTATTAGAAGTGCACAAACTTGTGGATATACCCATCCTTTTAATATAAATGAAGACGTCTTAGGTGGTGGTATTGATTTGGTAATCAACAGTTTAGCTGTATGCGGCGTGAATTTGTTTTTGTTGATCAGTGGTTGGTTTGGTGTAAAAAGAATATGGTTACAAATAGTTCGGCTTATTGTTGATTGCGTGATATATTGTCTAATAGCAAATTTGTTGTGCATTTTTGTATTCGGGTATCCGTTCAGTTGGCATGAATTGTTTTTTAGCTGTAATTTTCTTAATAATTGGTTTGTCACGGCTTTTATTATGTTTTTGCTTATGATTCCATTAGTAGAACGTGCACTTGAAAATGTAGATATAAGGACATTGGGCAAATTCATTATTTTATTGACTGTTTTTAATGTTCTGTTTGGATATTGTGTGGGGGTATTGAATACTAATGGATATAATGCTATAAATTTTGTTTATTTATATGTAATAGGACGTTATTTGAGATATTGCAGTTCGTATCCTTTTTACAAAAAATGGGCATCACATGGCTATATACTGTGGCTGTTGTGTGTGATTCCTTTAGTTATAGGCTTTTTATTATTGACTCATTTTGTTCCTTGGCGAGAAAGTTTGTCTCAGAAGTATTTTGGTTATAATAATCCATTTGTACTCTTATCTGCTGTTGGATTATTTCTTTCTTTTTCTATTATACAGGTTCAAAGTTTATTGATTAATAAATTGGCTAAAGGGGTATTTGGTGTATTTCTTTTGCATACGACATCTATTTTTATCTATTATAGGGTTACTTATATCAGGACTTTATATGAAGAGCATGGCTATGTTGCTTTGTTGGTTATAGCATTATTGATATTTGTTATAGGTTCTTTTATAGCTTTGTTTGTAGAAAATTTTAAATCACTATTTGTAGAAAAGATAGGAAAATTGAAGAAAGGAAGAAGAGTTGACTCTTCATTCGAATGA
- a CDS encoding SDR family NAD(P)-dependent oxidoreductase: protein MGLKTYCKRLFTFIFNGIPVNHVTANIITLTANHLLEGRCALITGGTSGIGFAIARAFLQAGASVIITGRTQLTLQEKLEELLEDGKFAGRVYACKMNNIEINTFESCWENIVHSLQGKKIDILVNNAGIESTSMPYVTEEDFDKVIDTNLKGTFFLSQFVGKYMIDNKIQGNILNISSSSCLRPANSPYILSKWGIRALTMGLAKSLSTYDITVNSIAPGPTMTPMLKLKEKSDISLESSPIKRYVMPEEIAQMAVLLVSDMGRTIVGDTIFMTGGLGNLTVDDYDKRYSFD, encoded by the coding sequence ATGGGATTAAAAACATACTGTAAGCGTTTATTTACTTTCATATTCAATGGAATTCCAGTTAATCATGTTACTGCAAATATTATAACTTTAACAGCTAATCATTTGCTTGAAGGAAGATGCGCGTTGATTACCGGTGGAACTAGTGGTATTGGATTTGCTATTGCTAGAGCTTTTTTACAAGCAGGAGCATCTGTAATAATAACAGGAAGAACTCAATTAACGCTGCAAGAAAAACTAGAGGAATTGCTTGAAGATGGAAAGTTTGCAGGTAGGGTTTATGCATGTAAAATGAATAATATAGAAATAAATACTTTTGAATCATGTTGGGAAAATATTGTACATTCTTTGCAAGGGAAAAAGATAGATATATTAGTAAATAATGCTGGAATAGAAAGTACATCTATGCCATATGTCACTGAAGAAGATTTTGATAAGGTAATAGATACAAATTTGAAGGGGACGTTTTTTTTATCTCAATTTGTTGGTAAATATATGATTGATAATAAGATTCAGGGGAATATTCTTAATATATCTTCATCTTCGTGTCTCCGTCCTGCTAATTCTCCTTATATTTTAAGCAAATGGGGGATAAGGGCGCTTACTATGGGACTTGCCAAATCTTTGTCTACATATGACATTACAGTGAATAGTATAGCTCCTGGGCCTACTATGACTCCAATGCTGAAACTAAAAGAGAAATCTGATATATCTTTAGAATCTAGTCCCATAAAACGTTATGTAATGCCTGAAGAAATTGCTCAAATGGCAGTGCTTTTAGTGAGTGATATGGGACGTACAATTGTGGGGGACACAATATTTATGACTGGAGGATTAGGGAACTTAACTGTTGATGATTATGATAAGCGTTATTCGTTTGATTGA
- a CDS encoding polysaccharide pyruvyl transferase family protein codes for MKVCIVTWLGTGNFGTSLQSYALHMKLSEMGYNVSILHCFTPDDFTFGGRIYKWLKLNRILFSQIIKGEYFSKKQKKIRQFNKKNYCHQKIKTYGQYKCLLQETQAFVTGSDQIWNCYNGFAPFYFLDFAGDVKRIAYASSMGTSDFPQAYKSIVKELLAKFSHIGVRETTAVPIISELLERTDIVQVSDPTFLLSSTQWLDFAMTADIEIEIPSRFILCYFVGNNLSYQQQVEDIKQHLGIEKVILIPSLENKHMQLPHAQIYNAAGPKEFVRLLSYASFICTDSFHAIALSINLQKDFIALKRFQDADEKSQNSRIYDVLEHYGLMWRIYDNQDLKLYRPISFSEINEKILSDQEQCVSFLKSAIEN; via the coding sequence ATGAAAGTTTGTATCGTTACTTGGCTTGGTACTGGCAATTTTGGTACAAGTTTGCAGTCTTATGCATTACATATGAAGCTTAGTGAAATGGGGTATAATGTATCAATACTTCATTGTTTTACACCTGATGATTTTACTTTTGGGGGACGAATCTATAAATGGCTAAAGCTTAATCGAATTTTATTTTCACAGATAATCAAAGGGGAATATTTCTCAAAGAAGCAGAAAAAAATACGTCAGTTTAATAAAAAGAATTATTGTCATCAAAAAATTAAGACTTATGGACAGTATAAATGTTTGCTTCAAGAAACGCAGGCATTTGTTACTGGTAGCGATCAAATTTGGAATTGTTATAATGGTTTTGCTCCTTTCTATTTTTTAGATTTTGCAGGAGATGTCAAAAGGATTGCTTATGCTTCAAGTATGGGTACGAGTGATTTTCCTCAAGCGTATAAATCAATTGTAAAGGAGTTGCTTGCAAAATTTAGCCATATTGGTGTGCGTGAAACTACTGCTGTTCCCATTATCAGTGAATTATTGGAAAGAACTGATATTGTTCAAGTGTCTGACCCGACTTTTTTGCTTTCATCTACTCAATGGCTGGATTTTGCAATGACGGCTGATATTGAGATTGAAATACCGTCTCGTTTTATTTTGTGCTATTTTGTGGGGAATAATCTTTCGTATCAGCAGCAAGTGGAGGATATAAAACAGCACTTAGGTATAGAAAAAGTGATTCTTATTCCGTCTTTGGAAAATAAACATATGCAATTACCTCATGCACAAATATACAATGCTGCCGGACCTAAGGAATTTGTTCGTTTGCTGTCTTATGCTTCTTTCATTTGTACTGATTCTTTTCATGCGATAGCACTTTCTATCAATTTGCAGAAAGACTTTATCGCTTTGAAACGTTTTCAAGATGCAGACGAGAAATCTCAAAACTCGCGTATTTATGATGTTCTTGAGCATTATGGGTTGATGTGGCGTATATATGATAATCAAGATTTAAAATTATATCGTCCAATTTCCTTTTCTGAGATAAATGAGAAGATTCTTAGTGACCAAGAACAATGCGTTAGTTTTTTAAAAAGTGCGATTGAAAATTAG
- a CDS encoding lipopolysaccharide biosynthesis protein — MENHNSKRLVKNTLLLYVRTIIVMCVGLYTSRVILDVLGIEDYGIYNVVGGFVVMFSVFSASLSNSITRYITFELGCHNMERLRTVFSMSLNIQIIISLIIVLLVELVGVWFLNYRLNIPSDRLYAANWVMQFSLLTFVVNLISLPYNALIVAYEKMDVFAYISLLEASLKLGVVYLLFISPIDKLIFYAFLLALVSLLIRLIYGWYCTHKFTECRYVFVLNKSLLKNMLGFAGWNFLGTGAYLFNTNGVDILSNLFFGITINTARGIANQAGNAVRQFVNNFTTALNPQIIKTYADNNLDICFSTVRQGAKYSYCLMLFFFIPFVLEANYILHLWLKEFPDQTVVFWQLTMLGILVDLPGAPLTILAQAIGHIRRYYIYMSLIGALVFPISYFLFYLGWPAYSAYVTYIVIYTCLVYVRLILMNKQIGFPIKIFLKQVIGRIVFVTVLSFILPIILINIMDEGFLRLISVGVVSTLSLVVSMFYIGMQKSERVQVIGFIRNKLYHIYSKE; from the coding sequence ATGGAAAATCATAACAGTAAACGATTAGTTAAAAATACGCTATTATTATATGTGCGCACAATTATAGTTATGTGTGTCGGTTTATATACATCAAGAGTAATTTTAGATGTATTGGGAATAGAAGATTATGGTATTTATAATGTGGTTGGAGGATTTGTTGTAATGTTTTCTGTTTTTTCTGCATCATTATCAAATTCTATTACACGTTATATCACATTTGAATTAGGATGCCATAATATGGAAAGGTTACGTACAGTCTTTTCTATGAGCCTTAATATACAAATAATAATTTCCCTTATAATAGTTCTGTTGGTAGAATTAGTAGGTGTATGGTTTCTAAATTATCGATTGAATATTCCGTCGGATAGACTGTATGCTGCAAATTGGGTTATGCAGTTTTCGTTATTAACATTTGTTGTCAATCTAATTAGTTTACCATATAATGCTTTAATTGTAGCCTATGAAAAGATGGATGTGTTTGCATATATATCTTTATTAGAAGCATCATTGAAATTAGGTGTTGTTTATTTATTGTTTATATCACCTATTGATAAATTGATTTTTTATGCATTTCTTCTTGCCTTGGTTTCATTATTGATACGTCTGATCTATGGTTGGTATTGCACACATAAATTCACAGAGTGTAGATATGTATTTGTGTTGAACAAATCATTGTTGAAGAATATGTTAGGTTTTGCAGGGTGGAATTTCTTAGGGACAGGAGCTTATTTGTTTAATACGAATGGGGTGGATATTCTATCTAATCTTTTTTTTGGAATAACTATTAATACAGCTCGTGGAATCGCTAATCAGGCTGGTAATGCAGTTCGACAATTTGTTAATAATTTTACTACTGCGCTTAATCCCCAGATTATTAAAACTTATGCAGATAATAATCTTGATATTTGTTTTTCTACGGTACGTCAAGGAGCTAAGTACTCATATTGTTTAATGCTTTTTTTTTTCATACCATTTGTATTAGAGGCAAATTATATACTTCATTTGTGGTTGAAAGAATTTCCGGATCAAACAGTTGTGTTTTGGCAGCTAACGATGTTGGGAATATTAGTGGATCTTCCGGGGGCTCCTTTAACAATTCTTGCCCAAGCCATAGGTCATATTCGGAGATACTATATATATATGAGTTTAATAGGAGCACTTGTATTTCCAATTTCATATTTTTTATTTTATTTGGGATGGCCTGCATATTCGGCTTATGTAACATATATCGTAATTTACACTTGTCTTGTTTATGTACGTCTTATTCTTATGAATAAACAAATCGGTTTTCCTATTAAGATTTTCTTGAAGCAGGTGATAGGGCGCATCGTTTTCGTTACAGTATTATCATTTATATTGCCGATAATACTAATTAATATTATGGATGAAGGATTTTTACGTTTGATATCTGTGGGAGTTGTGAGTACTTTATCACTAGTAGTATCTATGTTTTATATAGGTATGCAGAAGTCTGAACGTGTACAGGTGATAGGCTTTATAAGGAATAAGTTATATCATATTTATAGTAAGGAATAA
- a CDS encoding undecaprenyl-phosphate glucose phosphotransferase gives MVSTTSQINKFIEFVAVLGDLIILNLVLFFLLFFWEEAFASLPFSCRVSWMMTSLSLCYLACSGSRGRVWDSRGIRPDQLVLRVLKNIIAFFIFWACIMTFSGISIYSPLFFVAYFSFLFVVLSIYRIIIREFLIAYCAKGKHRRYAVFIGGGNNMQVLYEEMENSLASSLYEVVGYFDIKPNDTLSSQCSYLGDPDGFSDFMSVHPGIKHVFCSLSMEEGRYNFSIMNYCENHLLYFHGVPNVCKGFPRRIWHSMVGNMPILNLRYEPLSKMENRMLKRLFDIAFSGLFLVTVFPFVYLIVGSIIKLTSPGPVFFKQMRTGLNGGDFVCYKFRSMKVNDEADSKQATADDPRKTRFGNFLRRSNIDELPQFINVFKGDMSIVGPRPHMLAHTETYARLIDKYMVRHFIKPGVTGWAQTHGFRGETRELSQMEERVKADIWYMEHWTMLLDIYIIYKTVANVIVGEKNAY, from the coding sequence ATGGTATCAACCACCAGTCAAATCAATAAATTTATAGAATTTGTAGCAGTTCTGGGAGATCTGATCATTCTGAATCTGGTATTGTTCTTTCTTCTTTTCTTTTGGGAAGAAGCTTTTGCTTCTTTACCTTTCTCTTGCAGGGTCTCATGGATGATGACTTCGTTAAGTCTCTGTTATCTGGCCTGTTCGGGTTCCCGTGGGAGGGTTTGGGATAGTCGGGGAATTCGTCCCGATCAGCTTGTGTTACGCGTGTTGAAGAATATTATAGCGTTCTTCATCTTTTGGGCATGTATCATGACTTTTAGTGGAATCTCTATTTATTCTCCTCTTTTCTTTGTCGCTTATTTTTCTTTCCTCTTTGTCGTTTTAAGCATTTATCGTATCATAATCCGTGAGTTTTTAATAGCTTATTGTGCTAAGGGCAAACATAGGCGTTATGCTGTTTTTATAGGAGGAGGTAATAATATGCAGGTTTTGTATGAGGAGATGGAGAATTCTCTAGCGTCTTCGCTGTATGAGGTCGTAGGTTATTTTGATATAAAACCGAATGATACCCTTTCTTCGCAATGTTCTTATTTGGGTGATCCTGACGGTTTTTCAGATTTTATGTCCGTACACCCGGGAATCAAGCATGTTTTTTGTTCTCTGTCGATGGAGGAGGGGCGTTATAATTTCTCTATCATGAATTATTGTGAGAACCATCTTCTTTATTTTCATGGTGTTCCTAATGTATGTAAAGGTTTTCCTCGTCGTATCTGGCACAGTATGGTTGGCAATATGCCTATTTTGAATCTGCGTTATGAGCCTTTGAGTAAGATGGAGAATCGTATGTTGAAACGGCTATTCGATATTGCTTTTTCCGGTCTTTTCCTGGTTACTGTTTTTCCTTTTGTTTATCTCATTGTGGGAAGTATCATAAAGTTGACCTCTCCCGGTCCTGTATTCTTTAAGCAAATGCGTACTGGTTTGAATGGTGGGGATTTTGTGTGTTACAAATTCCGCTCCATGAAAGTGAACGATGAAGCTGACAGTAAACAGGCTACAGCTGATGACCCTCGTAAAACAAGATTTGGGAACTTTCTTCGTCGTTCTAATATAGACGAACTTCCCCAGTTTATCAATGTGTTTAAGGGTGATATGTCGATAGTAGGTCCCCGTCCTCACATGTTGGCTCATACGGAGACTTATGCCCGGTTGATTGATAAATATATGGTGCGGCACTTTATAAAACCTGGAGTAACCGGTTGGGCTCAAACGCATGGTTTCCGTGGTGAAACGAGGGAACTATCACAGATGGAGGAACGCGTTAAGGCTGATATCTGGTATATGGAACATTGGACAATGTTGCTTGATATATATATCATTTATAAGACTGTGGCGAATGTGATTGTGGGGGAGAAGAATGCATATTAA
- a CDS encoding chain-length determining protein: MATLMEQTSEKETKQLHSNHNDEELEIDLMDLLRKVIGIRKKIYKAAGIGLVIGIIVAISIPKQYTVEVTLSPEMGNDKGGGLSGLAASFLGSGVTMGDGTDALNASLSADIVSSTPFLLELSAMEIPVTKNEAMTLNTYLDEESSPWWSYVIGFPGMVIGGLKSLFTEEDEITSFDKTSQGAIELSKKESKKIATLKKMITASVDKKTSMTSVTATFQDPKVAAVVADSVVKKLQEYIIDYRTFKAKEDCIYLEKLFKERQQEYYAAQKKYANYLDSHDNLILQSVRAEQERLQNDMSLAYQVYSQVASQLQIARAKVQEEKPVFAVLEPAVVPLFPSGTSRKIYVLAFIFLSVCIVIFWNLFGKDFLNKFKEVCA; encoded by the coding sequence ATGGCTACTTTGATGGAACAAACATCTGAAAAGGAAACAAAACAGTTGCATAGTAATCACAATGATGAGGAGCTTGAAATTGATTTGATGGATCTTCTTCGTAAAGTTATAGGTATTCGTAAGAAAATCTATAAAGCTGCCGGTATTGGTTTGGTGATTGGTATTATTGTTGCAATAAGTATTCCTAAGCAGTACACGGTTGAAGTTACCCTTTCTCCGGAAATGGGTAATGATAAAGGTGGTGGTTTATCTGGTCTAGCTGCATCTTTTTTAGGAAGTGGGGTTACTATGGGTGACGGTACTGATGCTTTAAATGCTTCCTTGTCTGCTGATATTGTCTCTTCTACTCCCTTTTTATTGGAGCTTTCTGCAATGGAGATACCGGTAACAAAAAATGAAGCAATGACATTGAACACTTATTTAGATGAAGAGTCATCTCCCTGGTGGAGTTATGTAATCGGGTTTCCTGGAATGGTAATTGGTGGATTAAAGTCCTTGTTTACTGAGGAAGATGAAATTACATCTTTTGATAAAACAAGTCAGGGCGCAATTGAACTTTCAAAGAAGGAATCGAAGAAAATTGCGACTCTGAAGAAAATGATAACCGCCTCTGTGGATAAGAAAACCTCAATGACTTCCGTTACTGCAACTTTTCAGGATCCTAAGGTTGCTGCAGTTGTTGCCGATTCTGTAGTGAAGAAATTGCAGGAATACATTATAGACTACCGCACTTTCAAGGCGAAAGAAGATTGTATTTATTTGGAGAAACTCTTCAAGGAACGTCAGCAAGAGTATTATGCTGCTCAGAAGAAATACGCAAACTATCTGGATTCTCATGATAACTTAATTTTGCAGAGTGTTCGTGCCGAACAGGAACGTTTGCAGAATGATATGAGCCTTGCTTATCAGGTATACAGCCAAGTTGCCAGTCAGCTTCAGATTGCCAGAGCTAAAGTCCAGGAGGAAAAGCCTGTATTTGCCGTTTTAGAGCCTGCGGTTGTGCCATTATTTCCTTCGGGAACCAGTAGGAAAATATATGTTTTAGCTTTTATTTTCCTATCAGTTTGTATTGTTATATTCTGGAATTTATTCGGGAAAGATTTTCTGAATAAGTTCAAAGAAGTATGTGCCTAA
- a CDS encoding polysaccharide biosynthesis/export family protein translates to MKMQKLMGALILLLMLGAAPVAAQNMSDSQVLEYVKEGIRQGKEQKQLASELARKGVTKEQAMRVKQLYEQQNNVNASNATGTDVNESRLREEMKENTSDMLEDHPTTQDLARGNQVFGRNIFNTRNLTFEPSVNIATPLNYRLGPGDEVIIDIWGASQNTIRQQISPDGTINIQKIGPVNLNGLTISEANDYLKKTLNKIYNGLNNTNDPTSDIRLTLGSIRTIQINVMGEVVQPGTYSLSSFSTVFHALYRAGGVSDIGSLRNVQLVRNGKNIATIDVYQFIMKGNIQDDVRLQEGDVVIVPAYDVLVKIDGKVKRPMRFEMKKDENLSTLISYAGGFDADAYTRSLRVVRQNGQEYEVNTVKDLDYSVYKMRNGDVVTVEAILNRFTNKLEIRGAVYRPGIYQLNGKLNTVRELVNEAQGLTGDAFLNRAVLYRQREDLTTEVIPVDIKSIMDGTSQNIILTKNDILYIPSIHDLEDRGDVVIHGEVAKPDSYPYADNMTLEDLIIQAGGLREAASVVRVDVSRRIKNPHSTADNDTIGRTYTFSLKEGFVIDGTPGFVLQPYDEVYVRRSPGYQAQQNVAVEGEILFGGSYAMTSREERLSDLICKAGGSTKNAYLRGAKLTRVATAGEKKRMGDVIRLMSRQLGEAMMDSLGVRVEDHFTVGIDLEKAIANPGSASDLVLREGDVIFIPKNTNTVTINGAVMVPNTVSYMKGENIDYYLNQAGGYSENAKKSKKFIVYMNGQVTKVKGSGKKQIEPGCEIIVPSKAKKRTNVGEILGYATSFSSLGMMIASIANLIKK, encoded by the coding sequence ATGAAAATGCAAAAATTAATGGGGGCGCTCATCCTCTTATTGATGTTGGGCGCCGCACCTGTGGCAGCTCAAAATATGAGCGATTCTCAAGTATTGGAATATGTCAAAGAGGGGATTAGACAAGGGAAAGAACAAAAGCAGTTAGCCTCTGAACTGGCACGCAAAGGTGTGACTAAGGAACAGGCTATGCGTGTGAAGCAGCTTTATGAGCAGCAGAACAATGTCAATGCTTCCAACGCTACCGGTACGGATGTCAATGAATCTCGTCTTCGTGAGGAAATGAAGGAGAACACCTCCGATATGCTGGAAGACCATCCGACTACCCAAGATCTTGCACGTGGCAATCAGGTTTTCGGACGTAACATCTTCAATACTCGTAACCTGACTTTTGAACCCAGTGTCAACATCGCCACCCCTTTAAATTACCGTCTCGGTCCGGGTGACGAAGTTATTATCGACATCTGGGGAGCCAGTCAGAATACTATCCGCCAACAGATTTCTCCTGATGGCACTATCAATATTCAGAAAATAGGTCCCGTCAATCTGAACGGACTAACCATTTCTGAAGCCAATGACTATCTCAAAAAAACATTAAACAAGATATATAATGGTCTTAATAATACGAATGACCCTACTTCTGACATCCGTCTGACTTTGGGCAGCATCCGTACTATTCAGATTAATGTAATGGGTGAAGTAGTCCAGCCGGGTACTTACTCTCTGTCATCCTTTTCTACTGTGTTCCATGCGCTTTACCGTGCCGGTGGAGTCAGTGACATAGGAAGCCTTCGTAATGTGCAGCTGGTACGTAACGGTAAAAATATCGCCACAATCGACGTCTACCAATTTATCATGAAAGGAAACATTCAGGATGATGTTCGTCTGCAAGAAGGCGATGTTGTGATTGTTCCCGCCTATGACGTATTGGTTAAGATCGATGGAAAAGTGAAACGTCCGATGCGCTTCGAAATGAAGAAGGACGAAAACTTATCTACTCTAATCAGTTATGCCGGTGGATTTGACGCCGACGCCTACACCCGTTCCTTGCGTGTCGTACGCCAAAACGGGCAGGAGTATGAAGTAAACACAGTCAAAGACCTTGATTATAGTGTCTATAAAATGCGGAATGGTGATGTTGTGACCGTCGAGGCTATCCTTAACCGCTTCACTAATAAGCTTGAAATCCGTGGTGCCGTTTACCGTCCCGGTATCTACCAGCTAAACGGTAAACTGAATACCGTCCGCGAATTGGTGAACGAAGCCCAAGGCTTGACAGGTGATGCTTTCCTTAACCGTGCTGTCCTTTATCGTCAACGTGAGGACCTTACTACTGAGGTTATTCCTGTTGACATTAAATCCATCATGGATGGTACTTCCCAAAATATCATCCTGACGAAAAACGACATTCTTTATATTCCGAGTATCCATGATTTGGAAGATAGGGGAGATGTTGTAATCCATGGCGAAGTGGCAAAACCTGATTCCTATCCTTATGCGGATAATATGACTCTTGAAGATTTGATCATTCAGGCCGGAGGCTTGCGTGAAGCCGCTTCTGTTGTTCGTGTGGATGTGTCGCGCAGGATTAAGAATCCCCATAGTACAGCGGATAATGATACTATCGGTCGGACGTATACATTTTCCCTGAAAGAAGGTTTTGTCATCGACGGCACACCGGGTTTTGTTCTTCAACCTTATGATGAGGTTTATGTACGTCGTAGTCCGGGTTATCAGGCCCAACAGAATGTAGCTGTTGAAGGTGAAATCCTGTTCGGAGGTTCTTATGCCATGACCAGTCGTGAAGAACGTCTTTCAGATTTGATTTGCAAAGCCGGCGGTTCTACCAAAAACGCCTACCTACGCGGTGCCAAACTTACTCGTGTAGCTACTGCAGGTGAGAAGAAACGTATGGGAGATGTGATCCGTTTGATGAGTCGACAGTTGGGTGAGGCTATGATGGATTCTTTGGGCGTCCGTGTAGAAGATCATTTTACAGTCGGCATTGACTTGGAAAAAGCTATAGCTAATCCGGGCAGTGCATCAGATCTGGTTTTGCGTGAAGGTGATGTGATTTTTATTCCGAAGAATACTAATACGGTAACAATTAACGGTGCTGTGATGGTTCCTAATACCGTTTCTTATATGAAAGGTGAGAATATCGATTATTACTTGAATCAGGCTGGTGGTTATTCTGAAAATGCGAAGAAGAGCAAGAAGTTCATTGTCTATATGAATGGTCAGGTAACTAAGGTTAAAGGTAGTGGTAAGAAACAAATCGAGCCTGGTTGTGAAATAATTGTGCCTAGTAAGGCTAAGAAGCGTACTAATGTGGGTGAAATCTTGGGATATGCCACTTCTTTCAGTTCATTGGGTATGATGATCGCCTCTATTGCTAATTTAATCAAGAAATAA
- a CDS encoding UpxY family transcription antiterminator, whose product MIISKNDDREVLPTDVIGRSVAHSKRWLVAIVRIYHEKKTSERLTKMGVENFLPIQQEVHKWSDRRKVVDRVILPMMIFVHVDPQEQKEVLTLSAISRYMVLRGESTPAVIPDQQMLRFKFMLDYSDETICMSTSPLAPGEKIRVIKGPLAGLEGELVDINGKSKVAVRLTMLGCACVDIPVGCVEPV is encoded by the coding sequence ATGATCATTAGCAAAAATGACGATCGAGAAGTTCTGCCAACAGATGTGATTGGCAGAAGCGTAGCGCACTCTAAACGCTGGTTAGTCGCCATTGTGCGCATTTATCATGAGAAAAAAACAAGTGAACGCCTCACTAAAATGGGCGTTGAAAATTTCCTTCCTATTCAACAAGAAGTTCATAAATGGAGTGACCGTCGCAAAGTTGTCGACCGTGTCATACTTCCAATGATGATCTTTGTCCACGTTGATCCACAAGAACAAAAAGAAGTTCTGACCTTATCCGCTATCAGTCGTTACATGGTACTTCGTGGGGAGAGTACTCCGGCTGTAATTCCCGACCAACAAATGTTACGATTCAAATTTATGCTCGACTATTCGGATGAAACGATCTGTATGAGCACATCGCCATTAGCGCCGGGAGAAAAAATAAGGGTCATAAAAGGGCCATTAGCAGGGCTGGAAGGAGAATTGGTAGATATAAATGGGAAATCAAAAGTTGCAGTCCGATTGACAATGTTAGGATGTGCATGTGTAGATATACCGGTAGGATGTGTGGAGCCGGTTTAG